The genomic DNA cccgagcaaacaattcaacggtgaggccagaaaatctacctgactaggcttggagcaacaagccagaggccagagagcatattcttggctggatagatggatagatgtggctgtaccctttagatcgggcggcggctaacgccccctagccgtaatgcttagtgaactaaccactaaatttattttccccctttaaatagtaaagttggatgggtactttgcagcgaagggtttaattttcactcgtgtcttgacttaagccaccaatcagataacctccttctagttagttctaccctcttaaagtctattttgccctcactttccctaaaccccagtgctttgaaaaactctgcgccattaaCCTGAACAacaaggtgaagccctttacagaacattatcaagtgttcggaagtttctttttcctctccacaagcactgcatacagtgtctaccccttcgtatttggcccgatatgtcttggttcgcaatactcccgtcctggcctcaaacagtagagaactaccctgagtattatcatagatcctttctttggcaatttcctgcttaaaagttcgatagatctctagtgcagacttcttaatcatgccaattctccccatgtcagtctccgtttcctgcagttcctttttaaccgatagttctttctggtttggccacctgctgttttctaagtatttaccagtcaatttcctggttcgcttcctccattttgtttcgacattcttcatgtacaagcagctgaaaaccttcatagcccaacgctcctcccccatttctctcaatcgcttctcaaattttatcttgctgctagcttccctgccttcaaatgatgtccatcccatatcaccttgtactccctgatttggtgtattctcgtgagctcctaaagccagcctacccattccacgttgcttaatttctaatcttgcttgaacttctgatctcatgcacaagactgcattgccgaacgtcagcccaggaaccatgacccctttccatattcctctcacaacatcacacctactgtaattccacagtaccctatttttcatcactgctgcattcctgttatctttagtcgtcacgcatatttcgtgttccctcaggtactcggtcccattgcatatccatacgcccagttatttgtatttatctgttatctctagtgtgacttcctgtattctaagctcactacctttgttatcattgaaaatcatgactactgatttttcctaactgaatctaaaatctaacctatctccctcattaccgcagatgtccatcaacctctgcaaatcttccttgttgtcggccattagcactatatcatctgcgtagattaatgctggtagtgcctgatcaatgagtttttcttgtttgactaaagagaggctgaagccaagtttacttgcctctaatttggcctctaatccttgtaggtacatcatgaacaagaagggtgacagtgggcaggcctgcctaagtccacgtttcaccactgtgggcttggatacctgtttttcccactttttaaataccttgttagttttatagacttcctttaaacgattagtgactccatcttttacacccagtgtttctagtattccccacaagtcctcttgaaccacgctatcgtacgctcccttgaatttctgcaggccggtaggaaacttcacagcgcagcgcctgatcttgtgaaacggcgcagccatgcaggcagggcattcaattccctccctatttttcgtatactactgtccttctgtacatcgtagaacacataacagtaatgatagcaaacagatcattgattcgggtaggcttggtgtttttatttaaaatggaacaacgaggaagctgctgaagctcgtgcctgtatacacctgctttatatggagatgaaactttaacgaaaaaaaaaacgtaatgataaacagtaggctcataacaaacaacatttctctgagggtgcatggaatatatgtcccatgcaaggctatgcattgcagtccttactgcattaattatgtacacgtactgcagggcatgcaagtgtatgcagacacacgctgacgaaatgacattttttgctacatacaaacgtgcaccgcaccaaataagacgcacgtgtttgtatagtcagggaacactcgtgaatattgatgaaatcacgcagctcgcttacagtataaaacaaacacaattgcgaacaacaAAATGCGACGCtttttaaagaggcggacccaggttacgaggagaattatcagtatggcatacacaccacgtgtcaagcttttgcaacatctaaagagactaaatatggaaagttgcctttgtaagttaacatgacagtaccaaatggagaagccacatgagagaacaattcatcgtgggctaaaaaatgtgttttaaatattatacgcagctttgcaagataatatcgaagAGTTTTACTAGtgtaggtgtgggaggtgtaggcctgataaaatgcgatgttgcttcagagcctttctttcgtaatattgcaattttattcaactctttcaaacgcggcaccgtaaatttctactgggtgctcgaacacggcaagcaggtcgcggggcaaaatctttgtagcattttattaccgaaacagcgatactagcaatgcttgagctgcacttgctgttttctaaattgtaacctcctcaatctcatcactgtgatcaggaaacagagaggaaaagcacagcagtagtacgtagagaaatattcaatttcaagccctttagcaatatcatctaaacaaattgccagttcactgttgaattctcgatggaaacaaacagctgatcagggacgcaagcttggcttggcactggcttggccgttcatacagagccaaaagccgctgcaggaaactggattgcggatcgtattgagacaaaatattttatacatttttgtttcctttgtttcatttctctaatagCTCTTgcgatggcgtggaccgcgcttcgtgatctcaggTACCGGCGccctgtttttaagtttagtatggcgcacgataatacatgattgcgtgctttaatttaaaaaggttcgcgagtatggcagcaacactgcaatgtcgggaagaggaacggagaagaggatagtagtagtatggtggctagccaccatagtagtagaaccagtagcaggtgcatgcccgggtggagcgactgatgcccagatggaggaatgtcaacccgatgccttttgtgttggccgttctggcagttccgccgactttatagaaagagacgaccttttcttctcttttcttggggcatcttctcttttccttcgggcatcagcgacaacattgacggacgacgtgttcgacttcaccgtgcacgtgagtataggttggtttttcattcgagtgaattcttgttcagatttgcaaatTGTCGACTTCATCCTCATCACCTGTCACCGGTGAtgagtcacatacgtgtgatatttaggtgaaataaatgataatgcacattttctgctccatttgcgtgacttagctacaccaggacatgaggtaaagcctttgtcgcctagccactagcaggcaagatcgatcactcgcatccttcagttcacgaatcaacgcgcctgccttaaaattagtaagctgctcgcaaagaaatcttaccgaggcaattttgttttctgtgaacaatgcaccgtagatttgtcttgaataacaaaaaaaaacttcaaaaataaatgtcgcgaccttttagaaaacgccgtgtctaagagctagacgcggcattttgtagaaggctcattaaattcagtatgttttcgtagtttctgcttgaaattattattgtctatgaatttcatggcccaatcttttgctttggctgaaaatctcggcggcaaaaactttgttcagtgtccctttaagggcaggtgtagatggcATCATTTCAGTCGAAAATCTTTttgctggttaacaataagggtactaactagagttccagatttcatcagcaacacatcgtcatggcttcatcagatgctgcattatatacattctatcctcgtttttaaataggtgtacagtatagtccactgttacaggaaacaagcgagctcatgggcagtgagccatgtggtgctaactggcagcgaggcttgtgaatgggacgcatgcgcatagaatcggggtgcacccagttttgtctgccatttctccgcctgtacgcatgacagcattggaaagcgcatccgtattttagctgcgcaatttgtctagcccagtgcctcctgcttcagggatttcctgtgagcacaaaaaatgcatgattttaatcgttgctgaagtgttttgcaagttgtcaccgttaaagcacatcatatttttcgcataatgctcgctgcaactagcaagtttcgatgactcaaaatgctgttcaggtctgatgtagcaaacattttaagctcgtcctcgtgaccattaAATATTgctttattaaataatggaaggcagagttggtatcagttgatttacagtgtgaaaatgaaaagtgcgaaggaccgtgcctcgcaagtaagccccgagagcatgagcagagaagtagcagatgaggatgctcatgcgctgcatttccaaatctcaccagcactaatgcttgacggactgctggccacgcactagcgtgttctttctgaaacaggactttggccctgtaagcaagttcttgaagggcataagtaaaacgtagaatgggccccctaaatgcacccatcctcgaaccattgggcttatgaattcgTGCCCTTTtaaaaatacaactattctgagctataaattgtgactgaacagtgcacgaagtttaaaaatgggaaaaaagtctttaaatgtcccctttatacatagtgttcttgtgatgtcacttctgccgttgtcgccctctcccgccatgcccgggtaactccctgggtacctacggcagttcacgagctgcagtgcggtttgttgggggctcgtcatctgttgctgtgaacgatgtggaagcattgtggttttttgttgtcttattttaacgagctcattggattaggaaggcctcgctcgttcactcgatacaagaccagataatcaagatgtgtgacacatataccagccacggcgtacaccggcagcccgccacaacctatgagagcctattatcttgctttcactacaaattgcctggcccaaaaacaagtgaaagctcaaaatctctcgagccgcaattttaagagtggatgtgcgaagcgcagctgctcccatcgaaaactagtcgtgcagagctaggcaagtttacaagagatataatattatgaatatattgtcacggcctacgccaccaaagtagcaatgccccccccccaagtgttttaaacagtgctgatgttgaggttgagcctctttgattgcaatttgtggaaatagtcgaggaaaatattatacaaggcagatagcgactttgcatggtgtgtgccgcggtaatgccagtcatcactttatttttcgcgtatgctttaacacacttttcactttgtattttgcttttgttgtacgctaatgtacagtggagtcactgacaatgatagagaccgtgtatagaattaattgactaatttaaaaaaatcctgacgcccaacctaaaccgatcggctatacttcaaagtgaactaatattgtttcccattctttatagtttgtttcaatgcaataccaaatctccgcgatcgccatcacgattttaaccgccttcctcgccatcatgattttaactgcggacaagtttgtatgtacagtatcttggtaagctatatctgtttgcaggtaaatacttggctatggcacttacccgtaatgaagttgcacctgaagatgcaaatattgcaaagtttcttcaagtagcttttgttaatctgcaccagccaaatacgctggtacttttaggaaaatcggaatgtgcgttctcaatttcaggttataactttcagcgaagaaacaccctaagctctgctccctctgcatggactactaaatcaacttgcctcactagcagctcataatttctcaaacttgcatcgtgaggcaaaactaaacgggtgcaagcacgaggagacaacatggcagttgtaggcgatagattcggttggtgcccgggcatgttggtggcgcatttcggaagtgacgaaaaggcgctgcgagatgcacgtgcacactttgtatagttgctgtattggacagcaaactttttttcttatctgagcagttttaccaaaggaagcttcatcatatggcgtgataaatgaagcgaatccacaggttgaaccacatcatagcctcgctgtgcttttgtactttttttagctcgcaaaatttatttgtacatataagtgacaacttgccagtaataaggcagcacttgtttctttaccatatgatcatctccggtgtgctgctgcctcaatacttcaaattctaagcatttacaccattgtatgctaacttttccttcgaagtgagacaagccacatgtgtatcgtagatcaagaagcatgccagttttacgtacttgcaaggtaaacatcagaaatgcacagttgatcaaaaatactagtttaatggtgcatctacatagcagagcacctgtggcacctcgggaacaagataatgccacatatgttacaagagataataaaaaagacaggggacgttccgtgaacaaatacaaacaaaaataaaatggcacgtggcagcgagcgaaggcggcaaggggggggggggggggggagcccgtgggaatTCGGcagatgaacgtaaggtgtgtgtttaatatgtggaagaaaaaaaaacaaaattttggcgactgaaatgaaggtgacttagtgagtgcgctcatgacgagagtaaacacggttattattttttttttcaaatctcttttgaaagccacaaaaaatctgtatgtggtgcagcctaacagaaggttcgtgaaggcaaattatgaattcgtcgttgtacaaaggcccattttttttttttcatgcgtaccatccccgccgcggtggtctagtggctaaggtactcggctgctgacccgcagggcgcaggttcgaatcccggctgcggcggctgcatttccgatggaggcgggaatgttgtaggcttgtgtgctcagatttaggtgcacgttaaagaaccccaggtggtctagatttccggagccctccactacggcgtctatcataatcatatagtggttttgggacgttaaaccccacatatcaatcaatcaatcatgcgcaccataaatagtgctcaaaatttaattgcatatgttgttttcatcctcgctgtattccgtgctgtttatgatgtaaaaaaaaagtagcaccctgaagtggtgctgcttttgggtaACAGTTGAAAATTGCGGGGTGCATGAATgtggaatactgccgcttacactcaaataactcttgtggtcacctaacactgtttgcagcatgtgttgtgtatacacagctgcatatttcctagctagaaaaatttggttttaggtgtttcacgccatttttcatgtaactattccacaattgcacacactgatcagcaggctttcaattgcgctgaaggacacaggtgccataaaattcatagtcgattctttcaagaaaccttATGTAAAGGCcaaagcttcatgcgtacatacatacacacacaccatattgttttttgtactttatgaaagctgcgaaggtctcatgtgcctccaagcgtaacctgtcttatttattctccatcaccgcaaaagttttgtgagtttcaaataaaagtactttgcgcatggccacgtttgggtaattttttgtgtaggtgttatttgagcagcctacagtgtttactttataagcctgtatgtatatgttgcattataaggatgcagaatgtgtgtggctgtacaatatagatgaagtgtaaaaattgtgtctattgtagtgttcttgcaaccaatcttacccccgtattctagaacgtccctccactcaatgcttcaccttcacttgagatggctggtgggagcgccgtctctaagcagagaaagtcgctgcatgtcagcaataatctgctgtgattctcaagtagcgcagcgtcgctttcaaacgagcagcggcacagtgctcaactctgtcaagtgaagggtgaaagtcgagtcggggagcgtttatgaatatgggggttagttttgttgtcttgttaacctgccattaacactggattgatgctactttgctctagctgtacagtgctctccaaggctcaaggaggcaccgcacggggaaggctcggagcaaaccatgcgtgagtttcctttcattgttacactatgcacgtattaagtgatagactttaatgtatgctatttgtattgtgcaagtttttggggacatacaacttccaacacttatatgttctgacgaaaatcacgcaagaatgagagaagcttgtgcaaaaattatgcaagactgtaagaagcttttgcagaagtctgtgaaatgaagttttgaaaatttgtggcaatgtgtcattgtacagtggtcaacagtcttgctcagcatgcttgactgcagagCTCCCgtctgcacaggcgcatctacggagtgcctgatgcatgatgggccaaatgtcagcctgcacactggtgcctcttatccccgtttgtctgttacatcagtgtctcttgtaaaggggatcaactgtgctacctttttttttcgaatgtaatgagttctttttccagattattgttgttttaaggtagagcctcacatttctatcaaatactgaagattctatttttccttctagatgctatgaagtcactccttgtgttacaatagagtgaacactgttatgagaaaagctactttatggagttaactcactccatattgacttaacacacagagttggtgaaaactacactccattccagctgcattaggaataatattcatttgcatatttctgtttcttttgtttgtttgttgtctggaggtttggagtatagggtggccagagggcactgtgtagtctttcttcatcttcccaattttgtgaacatcaattgatagccgtatgggaagcagccagcatgctgaaacagcggtgcaagcatgcaagatgttcaccattgcatgcagtcagttgctgtgagcaacccactgcatacaattaactgcgagtggtgaactaacgctgcactatgtgtgcctcctcgaaagctgcaatggtaaagtgccacaatcgtatagtaacatggataaaatcgcaatttgtttgttgaataattttgcaatagAATCAATGGAgctttggataaatttgtgtatctgcctggttcatcaaagctacagagtcaaatgcggtatgtactcgcgtattatgtgtactttttttgtcgatccggttatgtgcgaagctagtaggaatcgctggcctaaaagcccaACTGAGaatgggaatatatgttgcaggcgctgtcacagctgtctcaaagcggattgtcatttgtttgcgaagcctgttcaaatgcttgaagttcttccgaacattgctcacaaaaaccagttcccacgacaaggttataccagagaacataagtactctgcaataattgtcgggaacccaatgcaaagtaagatgcagacaaggaagcgcgatgccaacacagtgctctgtgtgtcgcccttcatgtgtgtgtgtcccCATTCCTTGttccagtcttctattgcgttgtgttccctccgatatctaaccaacacacccaagcttctatgctaagtcttattcaacgcactcttctgctggctcccatactgaatattgcatgtcggaGAACTcgacgctgatgtgcttagcggtagcacggtttcagttttcttcggtaagctttataacagcaatctgcctcgtatataattattgtagcctattacaaggaacggtaaaaacgcaatggccagatggcgaaaccaaaaaaaaaagaaaatgagtgcgaaaacctgcctcatctagttgatgtgacaggtccttgcacgcgttcaacatctgtgctgtgtctcgggaatacattcttgccgtggaagaggtgggaagataggaggcaaacctttaggcatttcggactacacataaacaggttacggttttcaagttcgatattctagggaaagcataaaagttcatggaagaaggaaCCTTGCACTCAGcgcattttgtgtaagactgcacttgcctgctcgacaagagatgtgcctgaccagagcatcatgaagtcaaatgtgtctgtgtgtgtgctggcaaggtggctcgggctggttggggagggcaaagtatgcgagcaaaaaagtttcttgtagtaaagcaggctggctaattatactggtgagcaaattatgtgaggatgcaaattgtgcgagtaaatatagtATGTAcacttgtatgtttcagctctgttgctacggatcctgcggatcgaacttggcatccggcagcaacaaagagaggttctgcaggagatGCGACAGCTGAAGCtcgaggtacggctcttgtccgtgcctcagcacgcccagccagcacagcccccttctgaccttccccggctgcctgctggtacaattggagacgtggaggcagcagaggcagctgtgcagagtgaagctgtggctgcggctttggtgtgtatttcttgatttttaatatgcctatgtaacatgcagaaatttagtactgctttaagatactgtgtttcatGAAACAAGCTAGCCAGGtaatctcatgagccactgtattacagtcgaatatgaataattcgtactcaaagaggccagaaaatttgttcaaattaaaagaagttcaatataatgaaagttaccgtaattacttgaatctaacacgcacctcttttccggttaagagagtttatgaatcgcatgcgcgttagaatcgagtacgaaaaaaaaatgaatatggtcattctattgccatcgccacttacaaattggccgccccctacgtgcgtcggcatggcgcgtcggtcatttctgcctatgtgtttcccatgtgcggtacttcatacgtgtgctgaggagttcgtcatcttgtactacattagcatcgacgacatggtagggccgactccaaaaattcgacgagtgcaccacaatgccgcttctaaaagaaaagtcatcgcgtgtgccggaacggacagaaatcgggctgcatcgcggtcattcgaagttcccgaaacgtgcgtgcgggactggcggaaacaaaagcaggatattgtcgacagcaaagattcacgcaaaggcttcagtggaccacagcagggtcggtttccacaaattgaagagctgctcggtgagtatgtgattaagcagtgagcggcacagcggcccgtgacgacagaactgctccaagtgcaggctatgcagttagccttagaaaaagggctaatgcagagccattttaaagcgagcaggtgctggctaacgaactttatgaagagaaaaggctttgccctccgaaggcgaacgggcatatgccggaagttgccggaggagtacgaagaaaagcttcagagtcttcagcggttcctcctaaacttgcggcacaacaacagctacctgcttgggcaaatcgggaatgccgatcacacgcctctttacttcaacatgcctggcaccacaaccgtctaggagaaaggggcgaagcaagtttgtgtactgacatcgggcgacggtaaaactagagtgacagcaatgctccgttgcacgtcagataggcataagcttcccccgtacttcatatttaaacggaagacgctctcaaaaattgtcgttttcccgagtggtgtgatcaagcgggccaacgtgaaaaaagggtgcgcgttgcaaccgatgtcttgttttttttttttttgtcgtggaaactgGGCGCGCATTACAATCTAGGGCgtggtagaatagagtaaatacggtaattgagcggagggctcaccatgcagtgatgcatgtgcatggagaagttttattcacaaattacaggacatccgtcattaattaaagtagtcaatacatgtctgtacacgttggccttgcaacgagtcaacaagttttgcgtgcagtttgcaaagcatttgtacttcggcttcagtattctcctggcaatagaagttgcgcgcggcaatgtccagtgctgacactctttgaagacaactgtgtttccactgttaccatctgcgctgcagccggagcgtggccagcacatgatgagaaaggaggagcgtcttcacctggagaaaagcagataggcattcgagagagaaacactccgcggcagcttttttttttttctcttcatgcgcggtgttgaaaggagaagagtctctacatagcaggaacgaaaaacagggaag from Rhipicephalus microplus isolate Deutch F79 unplaced genomic scaffold, USDA_Rmic scaffold_15, whole genome shotgun sequence includes the following:
- the LOC142784720 gene encoding uncharacterized protein LOC142784720, with the translated sequence MPLLLRILRIELGIRQQQREVLQEMRQLKLEVRLLSVPQHAQPAQPPSDLPRLPAGTIGDVEAAEAAVQSEAVAAALMSSAKKQGATRRRPSTLLIGGCQGLVIAVD